Part of the Halogeometricum sp. S3BR5-2 genome, CAGATAGCCGCCGGCGAACACCATCGGCAACCCGGTGAGACAGATCATCACGACCACCAGCAGCTTCTGGAGGCCCTGATACAGCACCTGGTCACGCGGGTCGTCGGTGTCCAAGCCGAGCAGGTCGGCGCCGCCGAGCAGTTGCAGCACGATGCTCGCCGTGACGATGGGACCGATACCTAACTGGAGTATCGACCCCTGCGAACCCGCGAGCAGGCTCCGGAACCGTCCGTAAAAGTCGGTCCCCGGACCGCCCGTCTGCAGTCCGAACATCGTCACGTTCGTCAAGAAGAAATACATCACGAGGATGCCTGCCGTCCAGCCGAGTTTTCGGCGGAACGGGACGTGCCCTTCCGGTCGGGCGACTGCAGGCATCCGCGTCAGCACCGGTTCGGCGGCCTCCTTCCATCCCATATGTTACTCTTCGGAGCTTTCCTCGTCGTCCGAGTTATCTTCTTCGGATTGCGCCTCCTCTCCGCGCTCGGAGAGTTCGGCGCTGCCGCCGGCTTCTTCGATGAGTTCGACCGCGCCAGCGGTGAACGCGTCGGCGACGACGTGCAGTTCCTGTCGGACCTGCCCGCCGCCGAGCACTTTCACGACGTCCGCCTCGTAGCCGTCCTCGGCCACGTCGCGGGCGTCGAGGTGGTAGGCGTCGCCGTCCTTCTCGGCCACGTCGTCGGCCGCGAGCAGCGCCGCGTCCTCGTCGAGTTCCTGGACGCGGACCTCGACGACGGTGTCTTTCGCCTTCTCGGGGCGGTCGAAGCCGTGTTTGCCGAGCGGTTCGTAGTTGTGGAACTCGTGTTTGTCCCGTCCCGCGCGGCCGCGGCCGCCGCGGTGACCGGCGCCGCGCCGGTTCTTGTGCGTGCCGCCGCCGTGCGTGCGAGAGCCGCGCTGTCGTCGTTTCTTCGAGGTCATCGCATGTCCTCCAGGAGTTCGTCGATCTGCTCGGTCTCGTGCTTTCCGAGCTGACCGCCCTCTTTGGTGACGTGCTTTTGGCCCTTGTGACCGCCGCGCGGCGGGTGCAGGCGAAGCACGGGGGAGAGACCCTGCTCGCGCAGCGTCGTCTCCTCGCCGACGACGGCCTCCGCGAGCGCGGAGACGTCGTCGTAGTCGGTGTGCTCTGCGATCCAGTCGTCGTCGACCGTCGCGGAACCCTCCTCGGGTTCGGCGCGCGTCCGCAGGAGCGTCTCGACCACGTCGGCGCTCGGTTCGCCGTGCGCGACGTAGTCGTTGACCTTCGTGATCATCCCGCGGTAGGTGTCCGTCTCGGGGACGAACGTGCAGTGGTTCACGCTGTGGATGTTGAGCATCTTCAGCGTGTCGTGGGTCGCTTCGCTCATGTTCACGTCGCCGCGAAGCTGAACGATGGCTTGCATCAGTCGCTCGCCTCCTGCTGCTTCTCGCGGGCGCGCCGCGGGGTGCGCGACTGCGAGGCGTTCTTCAGCGCGTTGTACGTCGCCTTCGCGAGGTTGACCGTCGTGCGCGTGTTCCCGTTCGAGCGGGTCCACGCGTCCTGCACGCCGGCCAGTTCGAGGATGTTCCGGACCGTCTCGGCGGCCGCGAGGCCCAGCCCCTGCGGGGCGGGCATGATTTCGACCGTCACGGAGCCGGCCTTCCCCTCGGCCTTCCGGGTGAGAGAGTTCACGCCGCCGGCGGAGTCCTCCCACGAACCGGAGCCGCGGTCGACCTCGATGATGTTCAGTTTCGCCACGTCGATGGCCTTCTGGATGGCCGAACCGACCTGGTCGTCTCGGGCCTCGGCGTAGCCGAGGAACCCGTCGCGGTTCCCGATGGCGACGACACAACGGAACTTCACGCGCCGACCGGAGTCGGTCATGCGCTGAACCATGTTGATGTCGAGCACCTCGTCTTCGAGTCCGGGCAGGAGCTGGTCGACGATTTCGGGCTCCTTGAGCGGAAGCCCCGTCTCCAGCGCCTGTTTCATCGAGGTGACGTCGCCGTCCTGTACCATGCGGCCGAGCCGCGTTCGCGGCTCCCAGCCGTTGCTGTTGCGTTGGCTCATGCGTCCTCCTGAAGTCGTTCGAGCACGTCGTCGAAGTGCTCGGGTAGGTTCGTGGCGTCGAAATCGCCGCCGTACAGCGGCTCGTCGAGCTGCTCGGCGTACTCGGCGATGTGCTCGCCGCGGTTACGCGACCAGTCCGCGAGTACCGACTCGTTGTGCGGGATTTCGAGGCCAGCGTCAATCGCTCCTTCCTGAACCGCGAACACCTTGTTGCCGGGCGTCGCCGTGTTCAGGCCGATATCGAGGACGGCCTCTTCGAGGCCGGCCTCCAGCGCCCGCGTCCCCGCGAGGAAACCCGTGAGGTACGCGCTGGGGAGGTTGCCCGTGGGGGCTTCCCAGCCGTACTCCGCGAGTTCCTCCGAGGAGGCGGCCGCGTGGGTCTCGTCTCCGCTCGGTCCGGGGGTAACCAGCTGCGCCCTGACGTGCTTGTTGCTCACGCGAGCAACGAGGCGGGGTTTGCCCGATTTCAGCAGGCGCAACCTCTGGTGGTAATCCGTCCGGACTTCGCGGCGACGTCGCATCGGCACCTTGTAGCGTGGTCCTGTCGCCATTATTCTATCTCCACGTTGTAGTTGTTCCGCGCGTACGCTTCGAGCCGGTCCACGCTGTCGAACTCGCCGCCGGACGCCTTGTTGTACAGTTCGCGGTACTGCGTCGGCGTCAGCGGCCCGTCGTCGCGAAGCTCCTTCAGGCGACGACGCTGCGCGCGGATTCGGCTGACCCATTCGTCCTTCGAGCTCTTCCGACCGCCGGACTTCCCCTTGCGGGAGCCGGGGCCCTTCCGGTGACCGTAGGAACGCTTCTCGGCGCGCTCGCGTGCGCGCCCCTTCGAGTTGCTCTTCGCGTCTTTGATGCGAATCGTTCCCTCGTCGGCGAGTTCGCGGATGTCCTCTCGGGTGATTGCTTCCGCGATTTCGGCCTGTTCCTCCGGGTCGAACCAGATGCGGCCCTTTCCGACGTCGAGGACGTCGGAGGCCATGCGTCGCTGGGCTTTCAGATCGGTCATTCGTCTCCCTCCACTTCGACTTCGACGTAGGTGGGGTTGAGGACGCGAATCTGTCGGTCCTCGGCTTCCTCCTCGATGCGCTCGCGCTTGCGCGCGCCGACGGAGGAGGCGATTCGGACGGCCTCGGTGTCGCCGTCGACGCCCTCGAGGTCGTTCACGTTGTGGACGTGAACCTCCTCGAAGCCGGACGGGTGGAGGCCGCGGGCGGCCTTCGGCGAGCGGTAGCCCGACTCGACTTTCGGCCCCTTGCCCTTGATTCCGCGGCGCTGCTTCGAGAGGTTGCCGCGGGGCTTGCGCCACGATTCGGGCGTCCGCTTCTTCTTGTGGTAGTCCTGTCGCCGGAAGGCGGGCTTGCCCTCGCGGTGCTTCTGTGCGAGCGCCGCCGCCGTGTCCGAATCGAGGTCGGGCGTCTTGTCCGCGTGCCCGCGGGGTTGGAGTTCCGTCTCCACGTCCGACTCCTCGTCGGCTTCCGGCTCTTCGGTCTCCTCTTCGACTTCCGCTTCGGTGTCTTCGGAGACTTCGAGGCCGCCGACGTCGGCTTTGATACGCGCGGCGAGCGCGTTCCCGACGCCGTCGACCTCGGCCAGTTCGGACTGGCTCGCGGCCTTCACGTCCTCGACCGACTCGTAGCCGGCCTCGCGGAGCGCATCGGCCTTCGAGGGACCGACGCCGCTGATGTCTTCGAGTTCTTGGATCTCTTCGTCAGCCATTTAGACCGTCTCCTTCTCCGGTTTCTGCGTGATGTACACGCCGTCCTGGAAGACGCGCGTGTCCTTGTCGTTCACGCGGGTGAGCTGTTCGATATCGGCGGCGGTCTGCCCGACGTCCTCCTTGTTGGGGCCCGTCAGGGTGACCTCTTCGCCGTCGACCTGTACTTGCGTGTCGCCGCGGACCTTCGCGTGCCGCGGCGCCTTCTCGCCGAGGAAGTTCTCGATTTCGACCTCGTCGCCCTGCACGTTCACCTGCATCGGGAAGTGGGCGTAGTAGATCTCCATCTTGTACTCCCATCCGTCGGTGACGCCGTAGAGCATGTTCTCCACGTGGCTCTCGAAGGTTCCGACGGTCGCGTT contains:
- a CDS encoding 50S ribosomal protein L30, producing the protein MQAIVQLRGDVNMSEATHDTLKMLNIHSVNHCTFVPETDTYRGMITKVNDYVAHGEPSADVVETLLRTRAEPEEGSATVDDDWIAEHTDYDDVSALAEAVVGEETTLREQGLSPVLRLHPPRGGHKGQKHVTKEGGQLGKHETEQIDELLEDMR
- a CDS encoding 50S ribosomal protein L18, whose protein sequence is MATGPRYKVPMRRRREVRTDYHQRLRLLKSGKPRLVARVSNKHVRAQLVTPGPSGDETHAAASSEELAEYGWEAPTGNLPSAYLTGFLAGTRALEAGLEEAVLDIGLNTATPGNKVFAVQEGAIDAGLEIPHNESVLADWSRNRGEHIAEYAEQLDEPLYGGDFDATNLPEHFDDVLERLQEDA
- a CDS encoding 50S ribosomal protein L32e, with translation MADEEIQELEDISGVGPSKADALREAGYESVEDVKAASQSELAEVDGVGNALAARIKADVGGLEVSEDTEAEVEEETEEPEADEESDVETELQPRGHADKTPDLDSDTAAALAQKHREGKPAFRRQDYHKKKRTPESWRKPRGNLSKQRRGIKGKGPKVESGYRSPKAARGLHPSGFEEVHVHNVNDLEGVDGDTEAVRIASSVGARKRERIEEEAEDRQIRVLNPTYVEVEVEGDE
- a CDS encoding uL15m family ribosomal protein, producing the protein MTSKKRRQRGSRTHGGGTHKNRRGAGHRGGRGRAGRDKHEFHNYEPLGKHGFDRPEKAKDTVVEVRVQELDEDAALLAADDVAEKDGDAYHLDARDVAEDGYEADVVKVLGGGQVRQELHVVADAFTAGAVELIEEAGGSAELSERGEEAQSEEDNSDDEESSEE
- a CDS encoding 50S ribosomal protein L6, with translation MNRVEIEIPDDVSAEVKNLDLTIEGPNGSVTKTLWYPAVSVAVEDGHIVIESEKEDAKTNATVGTFESHVENMLYGVTDGWEYKMEIYYAHFPMQVNVQGDEVEIENFLGEKAPRHAKVRGDTQVQVDGEEVTLTGPNKEDVGQTAADIEQLTRVNDKDTRVFQDGVYITQKPEKETV
- a CDS encoding 50S ribosomal protein L19e, with protein sequence MTDLKAQRRMASDVLDVGKGRIWFDPEEQAEIAEAITREDIRELADEGTIRIKDAKSNSKGRARERAEKRSYGHRKGPGSRKGKSGGRKSSKDEWVSRIRAQRRRLKELRDDGPLTPTQYRELYNKASGGEFDSVDRLEAYARNNYNVEIE
- a CDS encoding 30S ribosomal protein S5, with the protein product MSQRNSNGWEPRTRLGRMVQDGDVTSMKQALETGLPLKEPEIVDQLLPGLEDEVLDINMVQRMTDSGRRVKFRCVVAIGNRDGFLGYAEARDDQVGSAIQKAIDVAKLNIIEVDRGSGSWEDSAGGVNSLTRKAEGKAGSVTVEIMPAPQGLGLAAAETVRNILELAGVQDAWTRSNGNTRTTVNLAKATYNALKNASQSRTPRRAREKQQEASD